ATCGATTGTATTTACTGAtgctgtattctctctctctctctctctctctctctctctctctcttttctctatccccCCGTATCACCTCTCTCCTTGTaccacctctctctttatccccttgtatcacctctctctctctctctctctcctctctatccccttGTATATCTTTATCCCctttgtatcctctctctctctctcgctttctttctctctcatctctatcacctctctctctctctcctctctatccctttgtatcacttctctctcctctctatccccttgtatcacctctctctctcctctctatccctttgtatcacctctctctctcctctctatccccttgtatcacctctctctctctatctccttgtatcacctctctctttatccccttgtatcacctctctctctctatctccttgtatcacctctctctttatccccttgtatcacctctctctctctatctccttgtatcacctctctctctatccccttgtatcacctctctctctctatctccttgtatcacctctctctcttatccccttgtatcacctctctctctatctccttgtatcacctctctctctctccctgtatcacctctccctctctctctctcctctctatctccttgtatcacctctctctctctctctcctatccccatgtatcatttctctctctctctctctctctctctctctcagccattgACCCAAAGAGCCTACAGGTGGGTAAAGACTTTGACATAGCTGTATGTTTATTAATAAATACAACTGTGTGCTTCTCAGCTGTCGTGTTGGCGATCACCCGTGCGGCGCACGTGCTGTTCGGGTGAGGTGTGGTGCACGTGCGCTCTTAAATAAACGCGCGatgacctctgtctctctgtctgtctgtccttgcacGTGCAGTATGGATTGTGGTTTTGGtttgtgtttctttatttctctgttctctcctcccctcttactGTTCTCTTACCTCGTCCATACAGTGAatgacctggtgtgtgtgtgtgtgtgtgtgtgtcgctgcttGCATGTGGGTGTTGTGAGTGCACGTGAAATTAGCTTTCTAGCGTCAGCGCGCGCACacccagagcacacacacacacacacacacacacacacacaacaccatacgcgcacactcacacacacaaacatcatcatcatcatcatcatcattatcatcatcatcatcatttacatcatAAGTATGTGTCGTGAGACAGTGTAGCTTGACaagtctccctccccccacccccacccccacctcacctccaccacctatccccccccactctccccattaCAACCCCCCCAACCTCAATCCCCTCTGTGCCCAacaccacccttctccctcctccccttccacaccaccccactaAACAAGTGCGCAGTGTGAAGGGACATGGCTTGCCTGTCACTTCCTGCTTGACAGAGACGCACAGTCCAACACAGGACCAGTTATGTCCTTCATGTTTTTAGCCCTCTACTCCGATGGTGAcagtaagggggaaaaaagggggggaggggggtaggaaggaagggggggatcagggggtgggggggtggtggtggtcaggtgacgagaggggatttttttttgggggggggatgagggagggtagttgggggtgggagggagtgaggaaggatgCCTGCTCTTTCCCTCCGAGcttgtgtgtggcttttttttttttcttttctctccccccccccccccccaaccccccactgaAGGTCACTTGGTGTCGGCGCCCCCGGAAAACGGtgtgagagagatgaacagatagagagagaagagggcgggggggggggggggggggggcagagagaacggagagaggaagagagagagagaattgatagaaattagaaagaaaaaaaaaaaagagactgacgTAATCCGTAACTTGTTCAGCAGTAAACAAGTGCCCATTGCATGGGgagtgcctgtctgcctgccactCAGTGAAGGCCAcagaaatgaaaatggaaaaatACGTCGTCTTCgcctcttgctgctgctgctggtgttgttattCACTTGTGTATGCGCTCCATTCATTTTAGCGCGTTTATTTGATTCGTTATTGATAgcgctttgtttatttgtttatgtgaaGTCGTGTGGTTTAGGTTCACATGGGGATCTTTCGATGAATCGAGTTCAAAGGGATTTACCTGGCCCATAACAATAACTTTGGGATGATCATTTCCACAGGAAAAAGGGGGGGCAGGTTCAGTGAAAGTTTATGAAGCGTTGAAAGCCAGCCAGAGGAATTCGATGGAGCGAGTGCTGTCTCTCGCTGATGCACTGAGGTTACCAACATGTCGCCGGTCACGATTTCACACGGTTCGTGAAGCCGGCAGACTGAACAACGTCGTGAACGCAACGTGGGCCACGTCAACATAGTCGAGTAATAGTGGTATCCAAGACGTAACTTAACCAGCAATGCACAGCAGTTTCAAGTGCAGGCGTACATTTGACAAAATTGATATAACTGGTGGACGTTCACATCATCGTAACCGACGAATGCGCCGTTAATCATTTCCTTgtaagtatttatttatttgttcgtttatttgagAACTTTCAACAGTTGTGTAGATGCACTAGAACAAAGTGAAAGTGCAGCTATAAACCGAGATGGGTTCAGTAAACGCTTCCTAaactatttatttagttatttattcatttatttatttcagaaCTTACAACAATTATGTAAGTGCACTATGACAAAGTGATAGTTCATAACTCTATAAACCGAGATACGTTCAGTAAACGCCGGCTTCCTAGATGTATTATTGATCAGATGATGATTATAAAAGAATTATATGGATGGCGCGTCGATTGTGCTTGCTGACCTGCAGACTGCTGTTGGTTGATTGCATGAGACTGAGCTCAGCAGCTGAAACTTGTGAACTGGGGAGAGGACTTTAGATTAAATTCCTAGTGCGTGGAACAGGGTAACATTTCGGCTTCAGTCAGTCCTGTTTTTCGCCGCCTCGCTTTTTGAGACGTTTTTGGTTGTATCGCTTTCCGCTGCCTCttgtctgaatgtctctctctccctcctctctctctctctctctctctctctctctctctctctctgtccctttctctcttttcgagTTAGAATAGTGGGAAGAGAGGGAGCGGGTGTTTAGATGCTTGTAATGAGAGTGGGTTGATACAGATTAATTTCTCAATgattaatgcgcgcgcgcgcgcgcacacacacacacacacacacacacacacacactctctctctctctctctctctctctctctctctctcacacacacacacacacacacacagctagatgTGTATACATGCCAGGCTGGccagactgggacagagaggaTTACAGGATTATGGcagctctcacacacaccttgcacTGTGCTCTCTGTGCACTGCTCGGAGATTTCATTTTAGGTTTTTTCACTCTCACTGCTGGCAGTCGGCGTCGACACGTAGCTGTTTGTTTGACACGACACTCTGTAAAGGTCAGAGACAtgggtggtttggtgtgtgtgtacgcgtgtctgtgtgtgtgtgtgtgtatgtgtgtgtgtacgcgtgtctgtgtgtgtgtgtgtgtacgcgcgtgtgtgtgtgtatgagagagagttcTAAGTTTCTTTGCGTCTTTCCACGTTAAGTGATATTGGAGAACATGTGTATAAGTTTGGATGGTTGTtgtacatatgtctgtgtgtgtgtgtgtgtgtgtgtgtgtacgagagagagagagacggagagagagagagtgtgtgtgttctaagtCTCTTTGCGTCTTTCCACGTTAAGTGATATTGGAGAACATGTGTTTTAGTATGGATGGATGTtatatttgtacatgtgtgtgtgtgtgagtgcacgttttttgttgttgttttttgtttttgtgtgtgtgtgtttttttgggtttttttttttcttttttgctgtacATTCGCGAACTTTTGATTATTTCCCATCTTTCATTTGCTTTAGTTTTAGTCAGAGAATCccgttgtagtggtggtggtggggttgttgtggtggttgttttcatGTGGTGTCAAATTGTATTCGGGGGCGTGACGTTATTTTATCATCTTTGGAGAGTGTTCAGTTTCAGACTGTCTGTGCAGATTTAGCCTCGATCCCAcgatcccccacaccccaaccgcctcaaaaacaacaacaaaaagtcttcATCAGAAACCGTCTGTGTCGGTCCTGTCAACCGCCTATCTTCATcagtctttgcctgtctgtgtgtatatatatatatatatatatatatatatatatatatatatatatatatatatatcgccccccctctctctctctctctctctctctctctctctctctctctctctctctccctctctctcaatcacacgcaaacacattctctctcacacacattctctctcactctctctccatctataaatctaacatacacacatcccctatacgcacacacactctctctctctctctctctctctctctctctctctctctctctcatctccccctctcagtctgtctctctcttttgttttgtttttagtctctctttctcccctttccattaaattaTGTGCTagtgtaactgatgtagattagcaaggacagattggaagaatgggccatgcctaaaatcttaatccttgaataaaaaacgttctgagttctctcatatctctccctctctgtctctgtatctcgctcatacacattctctctctctctctctctctctctctctctctctcacacattctctctctctcacacacacacacacacacacacacacacacacacacacacacacacacacaaacacacacacacacacacacacacacacacacacacacacacacacacacacacacacacacacacacacacagagaacacacacacacacacacacacacacgcacacacacacaaacagcaaaacacaatacacacacacacacacacacacacacacacacgcaacacacacacagagtacaccacacacacacacacacacacacaacacacacaacacaacacaacacaacacacacacacacacacacacacacacacacacacacacacacacacacacacacacgcacgcacgcacgcaacacacacacacgcaacacacaaagagcacacacacacacacacacacacacacacacacacacacacacacacacacacacacacactgcatgcaccaGTTTGTGAAAACAGGCCACGAATCGGACGAGGCCATAGTTGTGACGTCACGAGGAGGGGTGACCGTCGCAACATGCCCCCGCCCCCCGTTGAACCAGCTCCGAAAAAGCCTGCACACATTTTTAGCCAGCACCAGCTGTTGACAGCAGTGGCTGAAAAGTTCGTGCTTTGTTTGTATTTCCAGTGGTACaagtgaaggggagggagtgtggggaggggacggttgggggtggggtgatggggggggcgGGTCGGAGAGTGCTTTCTTCTACTACGGTTACATGATCGAAGAAAAAGGTGGAAAATGAGAAATACTGAAACTTACATTAAAGAATACAAATGGAACTAAAAAATAAAGAATACGtgaaaatgaaaatttaaaaatcaCGTTTTAGTCAGTTCTCCGAACTCTTCTGTTTCACCTGGGCTGGTTTGCACGATCTGTCTAAGCAGTGTTAAAGTTGCTTAGTGATTAAGATTGCTCTTACGTTTACGCGAGTTTCAAAGGCGAGGACGTTCTTAGGCTGTTGAGAACGCTTTGCCAGGATTGTCCtttatggttggttggttgttgttttgttaagtcACATAattatacttttttgtgtgttgcaaGAACTGTGTTTCCCGAGGGAATTTTGTTTCACCTTCGTATCGACGTTGTTGCTTTCCCACGTGCAAGACgaattagtggtgtgtgtgtgtgtgtgtgtgtggtgtgtgtgtgtgtgtggtgtgtgtgtgtgtggtgtgtgtgtgtgtgtgtgtgtgtgtgtgtgtgtgtgtggtgtgtgtgtgtgtggtgtgtgtgtgtgtgtgtgtgtgtggtgtgtgtgtgtgtgtggtgtgtgtgtgtgtggtgtgtgtggtgtgtgtgtgtgtgtgtgtgtgtggtgtgtgtgtggtgtgtgtgtgtgtggtgtgtgtgtgtgtgtgtgtgtgtgtgtgtatgtgtgtggtgtgtgtgtgtgtgtgtgtgtgtgtgtgtgtgtgtgtggtgtgtgtgtgtgtgtgtggtgtgtgtgtgcgcgcgcgcgcaagcatggTTAAACAGAAATAAAGTTGTGAGGCTACTCATTGAGGGAAGACCAAAATTGGCGAAAGAATGACAACGGTTTTTAGAGCGAAGGTTTGGCAGTTTGAAAAAGAGAACGATCGAAAGGCGTGTGTACCTCGTCAGATGGCATTTCGTTTGAGGTGTTCAAAGTGGTGGCTGAAGATACGGTTGACTGTAtcactctctcttccattcctgtctgtctgtctgtctgtctctctctctctctctctctctctctgatgtgacATTTGGCAAAAGGAGCTTCCAGTCAGAGTGACCTGCCCTTGTCAGCGGTCCCATGACAAAAACCATATTCCGcttacctcccacccaccaccattcctccccctctctgtttaccctctctctccctctctttctttctttctttctttctttctttctctttctctctttctccccctctcttcaacacactctctctctgtgaacgttTTTATTTatgatacactttttttctttttttcttttttctttttttctagtcctcttgtttttcttcttcttttcttttttttttaataagaatttTTGACTTGACAAGATCTCTATACAACCCCAAACGATGAAGTGATGGCAGCAGCTgtgaggtccacacacacacacacacacacacacacacacacacactgtcggtgattggaagagagagagagggagggggaggggtgggggtaggggagtgaaTCACGGACTTACCTAGAAGTATTTAAAAGGCAGTGGGATTGATTGGCGTGGATGGTATTGACTTGGCTGGAGCGCATCGACGTTGTTGTGTTATTttggcagttgttttttgtttttgttttgttgctgtcttgGTTCATGTCATGAAGTGAAGGCGGAAGAGTAACCAaccacatgcgtgcgcgcgcgcggacacactcacatacgaacgcacgcacacacacacacacacacacacacacacacacacacacacacacacacacacacacacacacacacaggcacgagttctgtttgtgtgtgtgtgcgtaattttTGTATACACCGAATTGTACTCATCATATTTTGGAGACTGATGCTTtgttttctactttttcttctgcttcagaTACATTATGTTCATTTCGGAGCTGATTTAAAAAGTCTTGATTGAGCACTGTACAGACttatgatttctctgtgtgtctgcctctctgtctgtctgcttatgtcAGTCTTATCTGTgtgattgccccccccccaccccctcaccccctctcgctctctctctctccctcatcagcccctctctccatcctctctctctctcacccccacaccccctctctctctcacccccacaccccctctctctctctgtccatctccacATACTTGTCTCAgtcattttctctccccctcgtcGTACCTGTCACTTCCTTTTAGCAGTTCGGGAGTTTCatcggtttttggttttttgtttgtttgtttctttttgttttttcaaaagtgGGGTTCCCTTGACTTGACCTCAAGGTATCTGTCCACGTTGATGTGTTGCAGCGTGACGAGCGTGAAGACTCGGGATGATCTGTACGGCACGGGGGgctcagggtcagggtcagggtcaggtcgCCGCTCCTCCCAGCAGTCCACGGGCTCCGGCTCGGGCTCCGGGTCGCAGGCGGGCGCCGCCGAGTCGCCGCGCTCCACGCCCAAGCTAGCGTCGCAGCAGAGCCTGGGCTCCACCCCGCGCGGCGTGTCCCGACAGCGCTCCTTCAAGAACGTCAGCGAGGACGTCATCAAGCGCTGCCGGGCCCAGCAGTCGGCCAGCTACCAGCTGTCCCAGGACCTCCATGACAAGCAGGTCAGTCAGTGTGGGGCTGTGGgctggttcgtgtgtgtgtgtgtgtgtgtgtgtgtgtgatttttgtacaCACCGCATTGCACTTACGACGGCCATGATTATTTTGGAGACTGATGCTGTCAGTGGGGTCGtggtctgttgggtttttttgtttgttgttgtttttgttgttgttgttttgttttgttttttgtttgttttttgttgttgttgtttttttgtcttggtcTGAATTTCATCAGGGTGATAATTATATGGTTGGCGGGGTTGGttcgggagggaggggaaggtgatgttgggagggtggggaggagtggggggggggggctggttttATTCTTGGTCTGAATTTCATGGTGATCGGGGGGTGGTGTATGGTTGGCGGGGTTGGTTCggaggtgggtggagtgggggtcaTTGGGGCGCTGGTTTGAGTCTGAATTTCATGGTGATCAGGTGATGTGTGGTTGGTTGGCGgggttgttgcttgttttgttgccaCTGTTTTGCTGTTGGAAGTGTTTTTTTCTGAGTGAGTGAAGCAGTCATttgatatatttattattattattattacatctgtGATGTTTTTGGTCTTGtaatggtcttgtgtgtgtgtgttgttatctctttccctccctctctctcagtctctgactctgtcgctatgtctctcactctgtctctctgtcaccctgtctctctctctctcaatatctttctctctctctcttgcttttctcTCATTGTCTAGTCCCATTATTTTTCACCTTGCCCTACCACCAAcgccccatcctccctcccccaccccaaccccaaccccaaccctacaCCCCCTTTTGGCTTTGGGAATTCCCAATTCCTGCCCCGCCACCTCCGTCACCCCTCCCCAGTATATTTGTATCAGGGATTTGTGTCAGCGTGTTTATTGGTCTTTGATGAGAGCGAGGACCGACTGAGTGCAGACTGGTTATGAGTCGGGAGATCACAGAGCCTTGTGGTGATGGTCTGAGATCACAGAGCCTTGTGGTGATGACCTGCGATCACAGAGCCTTGTGGTGATGACCTGCGATCACAGAGCCTTGTGGTGATGGTCAGAGATCATAGAGTCATGTGGTGATGGTCTGAGATCACAGAGCCTTGTGGTGATGACCTGAGATCACAGAGCCTTGTGGTGATGACCCTAGATCACAGAGCCTTGTGGTGATGGCCTGAGATCACAGAGCCTTGTGGTGATGGTCTGAGATCACAGAGCCTTGTGGTGATGGCCTGAGATCACAGAGCCTTGTGGTGATGACCTGAGATCACAGAGCCTTGTGGTGATGGTCTGAGATCACAGAGCCTTGTGGTGATGACCTGAGATCACAGAGCCTTGTGGTGATGGTCAGAGATCACAGAGTCTTGTGGTGATGGCCTGAGATCACAGAGTCTTGTGGTGATGACCTGAGATCACAGAGCCTTGTGGTGAGGTCACAGAGCCTTGTGGTGATGGTCTGAGATCACAGAGCCTTGTGGAGATGGTCTGAGATTACAGAGCCTTGTGGTGAGATCACAGAGCCTTGTGGTGATGGCCTGAGATCACAGAGCCTTGTGGTGATGACCTGAGATCACAGAGCCTTGTGGTGATGGCCTGAGATCACAGAGCCTTGTGGTGATGACCCTAGATCACAGAGCCTTGTGGCGATGACCTGAGATCACAGAGCCTTGTGGTGATGGTCTGAGATCACAGAGCCTTGTGGTGATGGTCAGAGATCACAGAGCCTTGTGGTGATGGTCTGAGATCACAGAGCCTTGTGGAGATGGTCTGAGATCACAGAGCCTTGTGGAGATGGTCTGAGATCACAGAGCCTTGTGGTGATGGTCTGAGATCACAGAGCCTTGTGGTGATGGCCTGAGATCACAGAGCCTTGTGGTGATGGCCTGAGATCACAGAGCCTTGTGGTGATGGCCTGAGATCACAGAGTCTTGTGGTGATGACCTGAGATCACAGAGCCTTGTGGAGATGGTCTGAGATCACAGAGTCTTGTGGTGATGGCCTGAGATCACAGAGCCTTGTGGTGATGGCCTGAGATCACAGAGCCTTGTGGTGATAGCCTGAGATCACAGTCTTGTGGTGAGATCACAGAGTCTTGTGGTGATGGCCTGAGATCACAGAGTCTTGTGGTGATGGCCTGAGATCACAGAGTCTTGTGGTGATGGCCTGAGATCACAGAGTCTTGTGGTGATGACCTGAGATCACAGAGCCTTGTGGTGATGGCCTGAGATCACAGAGCCTTGTGGTGATGGCCTGAGATCACAGAGTCTTGTGGTGATGACCTGAGATCACAGAGCCTTGTGGTGATGACCTGAGATCATAGAGCCTTGTGGTGATGACCTGAGATCATAGAGCCTTGTGGTGATGACCTGAGATCACAGAGCCTTGTGGTGATGGCCTGAGATCACAGAGCCTCGTGGTGATGGCCTATCTCCTGTGGAAGGAAGtcagcaggggtgggggtggggagcgttTGTTTAGGCAGCTCTTTCCCTGTAACccgcttgtttttgtttggttgttcgcGTTTGTCATCCGGCGGCGTTTctgcttactctgtgtgtgtgtgtgtgtgtgtgtgtgtgtgtgtgtgtgtgtgtgtgtatttgtatttgtatttctttttatcacaacagatttctctgtgtgaaatttgggctgctctccccagggagagcgcgtagctacactacagcaccacgctttttttgtgtgtatttttcctgcatgcagttttatttgtttttcctatcgaagtggattttttctacagaatattgccaggagcaaccctttctgttgtcgtgggttcttttacgtgtgctaagtgcatgctgcacacgggaccacggtttatcatctcatccgaatgactagcgtccagaccaccactcaaggtctagtggagggggagaaaatattggcagctgagccgtgatttgaaccagcgcgctcagaatctcatgcttcctaggcggacgcgttacctcaaggtcatcaccaccacattgtgtgtgtgtgtgcgcgtgcatatgcgTGTTTGGATCTATGTACTGCACACCATCATGGTGAATATCATTAGATGCAAACAAATTTCAGAAAGATTTATTTGAGCTGTATCAAAACTGTGCTGCATAGGGGcatcaggggggagggagggagtatatACTAACTGTTTGTAGCAGGATAAGGGAACTGTATGCATGCTGTGAAAATGGCTCAggttatgttgtgtgtgctgggtgggagttctttctgtgtgtgtgtgtgtgtgtgtgtacatatgcttgTGCATTtgttcgtgcatgcatgcatgcatgtgtgggtgtgtgaatggtgAGGCATATTTTGTGCTCTTTTGATGTGATAAAtcatttgtgttgttttgtattttcagtctgtattgttgtttttgtggcataaatatatttgttttttcccttgtATGTCTTGATGTCTCTTGTGTTTTtaagatatttatatatatgttgcttttgtgCCATGTAAGTACTGTATgataatagtcatcatcatcatcattattactatcgttgttatcatcttcatctccatcatcattattattgttgttattattaatatcattaaggttgggttttttgtttgctacAGTCATTAttacagttatcatcatcattattatcatcattaacaaggTGATCaccctcatcattattattctcattaaCAAGATTATCACCCTCATTATTGATATCACTAACAAGATTATCACCCTCCTCATTATTAATATCACTAACAAGATTATGACCCTCCTCATTATTAATATCAATAACAAGATTATCATTTTGACACCCCCCGCCAGGTGGAGATGCTGGAGCGGAAGTACGGGGGCTCCCTGCGTGCCCGCCGTGCGGCCCGCACCATCCAGCGCGCCTACCGCCACTACTGCATGAACCGCAACTTCCAGAAGCTACGCCACTCGGTTGGGGAGCGCCGCCTGTCCAAGCGCCTGTCGGAGCTGGGCCGCAGCAACACCATCTGGACCGACCGCATCAACGTGGACGACAACGGCAACTTCCATCCACTGTACGGCCAGGGTGGCAGCAGCGAGAGCCCCGGCCTGGCCCACAAGGACTTCGCCACGGACCTCCGCAAGATGGTCGGGGACTATGACCCTCCGGGCTCCCGCTACGGCGGTGACCACCGCTTCTACCAGCAGATGACTTTTGACCAGGGCGTGAAGATGGACCctcgctatcaccaccaccaccaccaccaccaccagcgccagGTGGGGGGGTCGTCGCCCTCGAGGCGGCGTCTGGAGCGCTCCCCCCACCACGTGGAGGGCATggagggtggtggcggtgtgAAGGTGAAGAGTGAACTGGCTCCCTcggagaccaacaacaacaggaactccTACCCTGAGCAGAACACGGAGGGGGGCGGTGTGGTTGGCGGCagcggggaggaggaaggggaaggcggTGAGGGGGGCCACCAGGCcggggttgtgtggggggaggagggtggcagcGTGGACCCGCACAGCGTGGACTTTGAGACGCTGCTGGAGAGCAAGGAGACGGACATCCTGACGGACAGCTTCCACAGCGAGGGCAGCACCCAGGACGTCACTGCCTCCgccctcctctcccaccaccaccgccccgcctcctcctccgcgGACTACACCTCCTTCCCGGCTCCAGGCAGCGGTGGTATGGCcgcacccccatcctcctcctcttccccctatgACACGTACCAGCGGGGGCTGCCCGTGGAGGGGGGCTCTCACcaccccctctaccaccaccagcaccaccaccctcctgGTTTCCACCCCTCACACAGCGAGCCTCAGATCCGGGTGGACCCTGCCTCCCCACGTGGGGAGTGTCCCTACGAGTCCTTGTCGCCCCTGCCGCAGGACCAGGTGGTCAAGTTCTACATGAACACACGGGTCAAGCTGCGCACCCGCAAACCCGGGGACCCCGCCCCGCTGGCCTCGGAGGGGGGCGGCGTGGTGAAGCAGAAGACGATgcccccctccgcctccacctccacctcccgccccccggACACCTCCCCCATCTGGAAGCGGAAAGGGGCGGGGGTTagcggtggtgtgggtgtggggggcgcggTGGTGCTCAACGGGTCACTGTCAGCGgcggtgaagggtggtgggggcgggggtgaggtgaAGCGCATGAGCAACATCTCGGAGACGAGTGAGCCGGACAGCATCGACGGGCAGTGCTCGAGCTCGCCCAGCTCGGAGAACATGAGTGTGGAGAACATCAGCCTGATTAGCGAGGACAGCGTGGGCTACCACAACAAGCTGCGCATGAGCATCACGCCCGACCAGCAGGATGTGGTCAGCGCCGAGAGTGCCAGCATGCTGAGCATGGACAGCATCAGCTATGGCCGCAAGCTGCTCaagggggctggggctggggggacAGCAGCTGCCACTGCTGCCGGTGCTGCTGTTGACCGCCAGGGTGGTTCCGGCACCGGTGTCGGTGCTCTGCGCATGAATGAGAAGCAGAGGAAGCGGCTGTACCGCATCGGCCTCAACCTGTTCAACAAGTGagtgccgtctgtgtg
This genomic interval from Babylonia areolata isolate BAREFJ2019XMU chromosome 8, ASM4173473v1, whole genome shotgun sequence contains the following:
- the LOC143284806 gene encoding uncharacterized protein LOC143284806 isoform X4, with product MEGFLSRCCKCVWCVMTSSVTSVKTRDDLYGTGGSGSGSGSGRRSSQQSTGSGSGSGSQAGAAESPRSTPKLASQQSLGSTPRGVSRQRSFKNVSEDVIKRCRAQQSASYQLSQDLHDKQVEMLERKYGGSLRARRAARTIQRAYRHYCMNRNFQKLRHSVGERRLSKRLSELGRSNTIWTDRINVDDNGNFHPLYGQGGSSESPGLAHKDFATDLRKMVGDYDPPGSRYGGDHRFYQQMTFDQGVKMDPRYHHHHHHHHQRQVGGSSPSRRRLERSPHHVEGMEGGGGVKVKSELAPSETNNNRNSYPEQNTEGGGVVGGSGEEEGEGGEGGHQAGVVWGEEGGSVDPHSVDFETLLESKETDILTDSFHSEGSTQDVTASALLSHHHRPASSSADYTSFPAPGSGGMAAPPSSSSSPYDTYQRGLPVEGGSHHPLYHHQHHHPPGFHPSHSEPQIRVDPASPRGECPYESLSPLPQDQVVKFYMNTRVKLRTRKPGDPAPLASEGGGVVKQKTMPPSASTSTSRPPDTSPIWKRKGAGVSGGVGVGGAVVLNGSLSAAVKGGGGGGEVKRMSNISETSEPDSIDGQCSSSPSSENMSVENISLISEDSVGYHNKLRMSITPDQQDVVSAESASMLSMDSISYGRKLLKGAGAGGTAAATAAGAAVDRQGGSGTGVGALRMNEKQRKRLYRIGLNLFNKKPEKGLDFLVQQGFVEGSPRSVALFFINRKGISKQMIGEFLGDLQNPFSMEVLHFFTKEIDVAGLQIDMALRKFQCYFRMPGEAQKIERLMEAFADHYCRCNPDQVKNFKSNDTVFLLAFAIIMLNTDLHNSSIKPEKKMKLDDFVKNLRGIDDGEDLDPDLLTGIYERIKQQEFKPGVDNVTQVMKMEQTFVGKKPQLALPHRRLVCYCRLYEVHDPNKKEKPGLHQREVFLLNDLLLVMKIFSRKKTGLTYNFKSSFPLCGMEIYLFETQHYKYGIQLTNNLDGKTLITFNARNDHDRQKFVEDLKESILETNGMEHLRIEEEMQRHGTAHSARDRHYANDDSHVHMYEVAKPPAPPRGGRQLSAECAVGLEKSPLSSSFTDLCADPGMKRGNSGASLDSGVVSGSVGSSGSRDDNLGASAALPGPPPVPSRPQAPSTSSPHHPDQVGKPRPPVVMHPGLPDGTEV